CCGAAGCCCTGCAGGCCCGCAAGCTGGCCGCGGAGATCGGCGTCTCGACGATGGCGGTGTACACGCACTTCGGGGGCATGGCCGCGCTGGTCGACGAGGTGGCGCGCACGGGGTTCGTGAGGCTCAGCTCGTGGCTGGCCGGGGTCGGCGAGACCGAAGACCCGGTCGCGGACATCTTCAGCCTCGCCCGGACCTACCGGCAGGCGGTCGCCGAGCAGCCGCAGCTGTTCGCGGTGACGTTCGGCCAGTCCGCGCCGGGCGGCAAGCGGGCGACGCTGTCCGACCTGACCACCGAGGAGGGCCGCGAAGCCGCTCAGGAGGGCCTGGAGGCGTTCGAGCACATCGTCCGGGCGACCGAGCGGGCCATCGAGGCGGGCCGGTTCCGGCCCGCCGACAAGTACCAGGCCGCCGCCCAGCTGTGGAGCGCGCTGCACGGCTTCGTCACGCTCGAGGCCTCCGGCCACTTCGGCGCCGGCGAGCAGGGAATCGACCACATATTGATACCCCTGGGGATCACCCTGGCAGTGGGTCTCGGGGACACTGTTGAGCGGGCGGAACGCTCGACCGAGGCCGCGAAGGCGGCTTGGCGAGCGAAAACCCGAAACGCCGGGCAGGGTGGGAACGACTAACCCGGCGACAGGGGCGCGAGGGGAACGCGGAGTGGGTGCGCGGCGTCCTAGGAGCAGCAGGCGGGGGACGGAGACAGGTGAACGACGAAAACGGGGAGCGCGGCGAGGCCGAGCCCCAGATCCCGGCGGGGGCGGCGGCCGTCCGGGACGCCCGGCGGTGGCTCAGCCGCCGCTCGGTGCTGATCGCGGGGGCATCCGGGCTGGCCGTGGGCGGCCTGGCCGTCGGCACCGCGACCGGCAAGCTGCCGTTCAGCCAGGCTCTGCAGCGCACGTCGGGCGTGACGTCGTCGAACCCGACGACCCAGCTGGGCAGCACCCGCGTCGAGCGCGTCTACTCCCAGGCCCGAGGCCGGATGGTCGACCTCGTGTTCATCCTGCCGTCGAAGACCCCGCCGAAGGGGCTGCCGATGTCGCTCATGCTGCACGGCCTGCACGGCAACGCCCGCAGCGCGGCTCCCACCGGCACGCTCAAGCAGCTCTCCAGCGACGTCGCGCGCAAGGCGGTCCCGGCGTTCGGCTTCGTCGCCGTCGACGGTGGTGACAACTACTGGCACGAGGTGCACCCGGGCGACGACCCGATGGCGATGCTGCTGGAAGAGGTCCCGCAGTGGCTGCGGGCCCGCGGGTTCGCCGGGGACACCGGGCAGCCGTTCGCCTGCACGGGCGTCTCGATGGGCGGGTTCGGCGCCCTGGTGTACACCCGCCGCCGGGTGGAACGCCGCCAGCCGCCGGCCGCGGTCGCGACCCTGGCCCCCGCGCTGATCCTGTCCTGGCAGGAGATGGCCAAGCGGCACATCTTCACCGGCCTGAACGACTGGACGGCGCTGGACCCGCTGCGGCACGTCGACGAGACGAAGAGCGTGGCCAACGGCATCTGGTGCGGCACGGAGGACCCGTTCATCACCGGCGTCCGCCGCTACATCGACGCGGCCCGCCCGGCGGTGGCCCACACCGCCCACGGCAAGCACGGCGACCCCTTCAACCGGACCGTGGTGCCGAGCTTGATCAGCTTCCTGGGCAAGCACATCCCCCGCAAG
This genomic window from Amycolatopsis mongoliensis contains:
- a CDS encoding TetR/AcrR family transcriptional regulator, with product MSPKPRANDVKERLVEAAIRLLDEGGPEALQARKLAAEIGVSTMAVYTHFGGMAALVDEVARTGFVRLSSWLAGVGETEDPVADIFSLARTYRQAVAEQPQLFAVTFGQSAPGGKRATLSDLTTEEGREAAQEGLEAFEHIVRATERAIEAGRFRPADKYQAAAQLWSALHGFVTLEASGHFGAGEQGIDHILIPLGITLAVGLGDTVERAERSTEAAKAAWRAKTRNAGQGGND
- a CDS encoding alpha/beta hydrolase — protein: MNDENGERGEAEPQIPAGAAAVRDARRWLSRRSVLIAGASGLAVGGLAVGTATGKLPFSQALQRTSGVTSSNPTTQLGSTRVERVYSQARGRMVDLVFILPSKTPPKGLPMSLMLHGLHGNARSAAPTGTLKQLSSDVARKAVPAFGFVAVDGGDNYWHEVHPGDDPMAMLLEEVPQWLRARGFAGDTGQPFACTGVSMGGFGALVYTRRRVERRQPPAAVATLAPALILSWQEMAKRHIFTGLNDWTALDPLRHVDETKSVANGIWCGTEDPFITGVRRYIDAARPAVAHTAHGKHGDPFNRTVVPSLISFLGKHIPRKD